A part of Gambusia affinis linkage group LG19, SWU_Gaff_1.0, whole genome shotgun sequence genomic DNA contains:
- the hmox2b gene encoding heme oxygenase 2 isoform X1: MTEKMEKEASGSNGSGTGNENEDSNLSPEDLSEMMAAGTKEVHEKAENTQFVKDFLRGRIRKELFKLGAVALYHTYTAMEEEIERNKDHPQFAPLYFPAELHRHEALARDLEYFYGPDWKSKISCSQATQHYVDRIHQVGQEDPVLLVAHAYTRYMGDLSGGQVLRKVAQRALKLPPTGEGLEFYQFDAIHNAKAFKQLYRSRMNELELDMATKKKLVAEAVRAFHFNMEVFEELEEIGKTIQEDVQDAGMAVHGEMGGDISKCPYYAAKMAASGGTAYFGQLVMAALRHPTGQVLFATWFAALAGLAAWYLM; the protein is encoded by the exons atgacagaaaagatGGAGAAGGAAGCAAGTGGTTCCAATGGATCTGGGACTGGGAATGAGAACGAAGATAGCAACCTCAG CCCAGAGGATCTGTCTGAGATGATGGCTGCTGGAACTAAGGAGGTTCATGAAAAAGCAGAGAACACGCAGTTTGTGAAAGATTTCCTCAGGGGACGAATCCGCAAAGAGCTTTTCAAG cTTGGCGCTGTTGCACTTTACCACACATACACGGCCATGGAGGAGGAGATCGAGAGGAATAAGGACCACCCCCAGTTCGCCCCCCTGTATTTCCCTGCAGAGCTGCACCGCCATGAAGCCCTGGCCCGCGACCTGGAGTATTTCTACGGTCCGGATTGGAAGAGCAAGATCAGCTGCTCTCAGGCCACCCAGCACTACGTGGACCGCATCCACCAGGTGGGGCAGGAAGACCCGGTGCTGCTGGTGGCCCATGCCTACACTCGCTATATGGGTGACCTGTCGGGGGGGCAGGTGCTGAGAAAAGTGGCACAGAGAGCTTTGAAGCTGCCACCCACAGGGGAAGGCCTGGAGTTCTACCAGTTTGATGCGATCCACAACGCCAAGGCGTTCAAACAGCTGTACCGAAGCCGCATGAATGAGCTGGAGCTGGACATGGCGACGAAGAAGAAACTGGTGGCGGAAGCTGTTAGAGCTTTTCATTTCAACATGGAG GTGTTTGAGGAGTTAGAAGAAATCGGCAAAACAATTCAGGAGGATGTTCAAGATGCTGGCATGGCTGTTCATGGGGAGATGGGAGGAGACATCAGCAAATGTCCCTACTATGCTGCCAAGATGG CAGCGTCGGGGGGAACAGCGTATTTTGGTCAGCTGGTCATGGCCGCTCTCAGACA
- the hmox2b gene encoding heme oxygenase 2 isoform X2 — MTEKMEKEASGSNGSGTGNENEDSNLSPEDLSEMMAAGTKEVHEKAENTQFVKDFLRGRIRKELFKLGAVALYHTYTAMEEEIERNKDHPQFAPLYFPAELHRHEALARDLEYFYGPDWKSKISCSQATQHYVDRIHQVGQEDPVLLVAHAYTRYMGDLSGGQVLRKVAQRALKLPPTGEGLEFYQFDAIHNAKAFKQLYRSRMNELELDMATKKKLVAEAVRAFHFNMEVFEELEEIGKTIQEDVQDAGMAVHGEMGGDISKCPYYAAKMASGGTAYFGQLVMAALRHPTGQVLFATWFAALAGLAAWYLM; from the exons atgacagaaaagatGGAGAAGGAAGCAAGTGGTTCCAATGGATCTGGGACTGGGAATGAGAACGAAGATAGCAACCTCAG CCCAGAGGATCTGTCTGAGATGATGGCTGCTGGAACTAAGGAGGTTCATGAAAAAGCAGAGAACACGCAGTTTGTGAAAGATTTCCTCAGGGGACGAATCCGCAAAGAGCTTTTCAAG cTTGGCGCTGTTGCACTTTACCACACATACACGGCCATGGAGGAGGAGATCGAGAGGAATAAGGACCACCCCCAGTTCGCCCCCCTGTATTTCCCTGCAGAGCTGCACCGCCATGAAGCCCTGGCCCGCGACCTGGAGTATTTCTACGGTCCGGATTGGAAGAGCAAGATCAGCTGCTCTCAGGCCACCCAGCACTACGTGGACCGCATCCACCAGGTGGGGCAGGAAGACCCGGTGCTGCTGGTGGCCCATGCCTACACTCGCTATATGGGTGACCTGTCGGGGGGGCAGGTGCTGAGAAAAGTGGCACAGAGAGCTTTGAAGCTGCCACCCACAGGGGAAGGCCTGGAGTTCTACCAGTTTGATGCGATCCACAACGCCAAGGCGTTCAAACAGCTGTACCGAAGCCGCATGAATGAGCTGGAGCTGGACATGGCGACGAAGAAGAAACTGGTGGCGGAAGCTGTTAGAGCTTTTCATTTCAACATGGAG GTGTTTGAGGAGTTAGAAGAAATCGGCAAAACAATTCAGGAGGATGTTCAAGATGCTGGCATGGCTGTTCATGGGGAGATGGGAGGAGACATCAGCAAATGTCCCTACTATGCTGCCAAGATGG CGTCGGGGGGAACAGCGTATTTTGGTCAGCTGGTCATGGCCGCTCTCAGACA
- the LOC122821775 gene encoding tubulin epsilon and delta complex protein 2 codes for MSLLSAVEEAIKTYKAEQVKRNRSIQFHREILHSLIPQPEAGSEEAEIADNAAADAESSPGEKEDIELLEQALEKALRVRTGSEVSKQDSSKRKLPTTKETECISALSAVTKDNQPTIKSSKKSASLHRRGHKKPSVSHSSKPSASHKPAQSKNRTQYHPFSAAHAGHHQQTVLAGFEPPDQITALLSKNKTVRSNMHRDDGLSKSASVPMPSSGDMSFSGTAGSGVSSLHQHNGGLSEQIAKWKSLRSKQNRLWDKVIALQRNPEPGRSRFIQRMRTTFPSDWPSGSPDETRFQLHRLTDQAFNLAHLCQTEKILVNEVPEMDTELPSGKKTESHSSLTPEGLQLAAAELHILADKVKQEWKAWDRWRPEGGCLCPSEAAGLFADGAASPLPLTITYSTQEELQQLEELRMRVALLQQETYFEQVLLDSLSPQFSSIKPGPGCPGPSTLRDMYSLLGEGGQRFAAIVQDSEHE; via the exons ATGTCGCTGCTTTCTGCGGTAGAGGAGGCTATCAAGACTTATAAGGCCGAACAAGTCAAGCGTAACCGCAGCATTCAATTTCACCGAGAAATTTTACATAGTCT GATACCACAACCAGAGGCAGGCTCCGAAGAAGCAGAAATAGCAGACAATGCTGCTGCAG ATGCAGAGTCCTCGCCAGGGGAGAAGGAAGATATAGAACTGCTTGAGCAAGCACTGGAAAAAGCGCTTCGGGTCCGCACTGGCTCAGAGGTCTCTAAGCAAGattcaagcaaaagaaaactacCCACAACTAAAGAAACAGAATGCATATCAGCTCTATCAGCAGTGACTAAAGATAATCAGCCAACCATCAAGTCAAGTAAAAAATCTGCCAGCCTTCACAGAAGAGGGCACAAAAAGCCAAGTGTTTCACATAGCTCAAAGCCTTCAGCAAGCCATAAACCAGcacagtccaaaaacagaaCCCAATACCATCCCTTCTCAGCTGCTCATGCCGGGCATCACCAGCAGACTGTCTTGGCAGGGTTTGAACCTCCTGATCAAATCACAGCTTTGCTCTCGAAAAACAAGACGGTCAGAAGCAACATGCACCGAGACGATGGCCTGAGCAAATCTGCATCTGTCCCCATGCCTTCTTCAGGTGATATGTCCTTTTCAGGTACAGCTGGATCTGGGGTTAGCAGTTTGCATCAACACAACGG GGGGCTTTCTGAGCAAATTGCAAAATGGAAATCTTTAAGGAGCAAACAAAACAG ATTGTGGGACAAAGTCATTGCCTTACAGAGGAACCCAGAGCCTGGGAGGAGTCGCTTCATACAGAGAATGAGGACGACG TTTCCTAGTGATTGGCCAAGTGGAAGTCCAGATGAGACCAGGTTTCAGCTCCACAGACTAACCGACCAAGCATTCAACCTTGCACATCTTTGCCAGACGGAGAAGATTCTTGTCAATGAGGTGCCAGAAATGGACACTGAACTTCCGA GTGGTAAGAAGACCGAGTCCCATTCCAGCCTGACACCAGAAGGGCTGCAGCTGGCAGCTGCAGAGCTCCACATCCTGGCAGATAAAGTGAAGCAAG AGTGGAAGGCATGGGATCGATGGAGGCCAGAGGGAGGCTGTCTTTGCCCGTCTGAGGCAGCTGGCCTGTTTGCAGATGGGGCGGCTTCACCTCTACCCCTGACCATAACCTACAGCACACAGGAGGAGCTAcaacagctggaggagctgcggaTGAGAGTGGCACTGTTGCAACAAGAGACTTACTTTGAACAG GTTCTCTTGGACTCTCTGTCCCCTCAGTTTTCATCCATCAAACCTGGACCTGGATGTCCCGGTCCAAGTACGCTCAGAGACATGTACTCCCTGCTGGGTGAAGGAGGGCAGCGTTTTGCTGCTATTGTCCAGGACTCTGAGCATGAATGA